In one Deltaproteobacteria bacterium genomic region, the following are encoded:
- a CDS encoding biotin/lipoyl-binding protein, producing the protein MTATRPIRCLGIVNRGEAAMRCLRAVKALRALEGGELRALVLYTAADRDAPFVRHADVAVALPMRANAAAAYLDHQVLLEGLRAGGADAVWPGWGFVAEDPDFAERVASAGLRFLGPAAAVMRRLGDKVAAKELAQSLGVPVIAWSGEVVADHAAALRHAGTLGYPVMIKAAAGGGGRGIRVAGAAADLPAALRAAAAEAAAAFGDGRVFLERCLTNGRHVEVQIAGDACSRVIALGCRDCSVQRRHQKVIEEAPPPGLAPAMLQALEQAAIALAAAAGYCGVGTVEFLVTPPQFFFLEMNPRLQVEHGITEAITGLDLVQLQIRIARGEPLPATTGASRGVAIEARVCAEDPDAGFLPAPGRVVRCDPPLGANIRVDSGVVAGSVVPPDFDSLVAKVIATGAARDQALARLSCALSDFELVIAGGATNKGYLLDVLAAPAYRAAAFDTGWLDRWTADRPAPAFAVEALVAAAVLLYQEARRVARLNFYADTTNVLPARVPPSVGQQIDLSCAGEPYRLQVFALGAWRYRVHLEGRVVTATLREESPHAARLQLGERTLRVLYDLTETHLRLEVEGRPHRFGRQSAGQVCAGTPALVIAVHVRPGERVAAGQLLGLLEAMKLEIGFQAPVAGVVNEICVRPGQQVAAGDVLLIIDPASAIPALKPGQRQCFPEQPDPLALFGVRGGGQCPGPPSFAALAQAEPAARRAAIAAQRDEIRRVLLGYDADPERGELLSALLAAPLPERLAPAVGDELAEIRHELVLFADLEQLFSRTPRPSVTGAHRPSNSARLRAYVRRMQAAGAGLSEGFLAQLRTALRHYGVSSLRPSDALERAVLRLFAAQRAPELRHRLVLGVVRRVMSLARAGISLRQDGKLAKALARIARLRELVPDALADAALEARYVIFEEPALAQQMAQPLQELERWLAAAPAGLSEAMLQQLADAPRALFERVSGWLDHPDDQRRAAALSALLYRLYRPSTPVSRSALVHGGMVVQRLQLADGRVVYGCTGGNIELLSQVTTSEPAAVHALEVFASCDLDRLPPAPAAERITVTVARPGAPLVHRSYVAAPAGLRERKDLHGLHPETAARIDLGRLAGFALERLESPEGIYAFHGRSRSVAGDERVFVLADVRGIIVGEREAKRHVAAFERAFDAATRTLRAALNSRDLQRRLHWNRIALFVAPEVTLDPQTVQRVARRLAPATRHLGLEKVVVRLQLLERMAAQPRAVEVVIADPTGSRMEISWRTPQRAPLQPASVYERKVAAARRRGLVYPYEIIRLLTGGESENGAAFVSPSDLPAGHFEEYDLDPTAPRPLAVEVAQRAYGRNTGSVVFGIITTPTDKIPEGMRRVIILSDPTAEMGALAAPECDRIVAAIDLAERLRLPVEWLPVSSGARIAMESGTENLDATARVVRRLVTFTQAGGAIHVVVQGTNVGAQSYFDALSTMLMHTRGVLIMTPAAAMVLTGRAALEAAGSVAAEDEVAIGGFERIMGPNGEAQYFAPNLADAYRLLYLHYRYTYVVPGEPGPRRWPTADSADRTITEAACEAQDGQDFRTVGEIFDDVANPGRKRPFPMRAVMRAVIDQDGGYLERWQAMAGAETAIVWDAHLGGAPVCLIGIESQNLPRDGYRPLDGPSSWNGGTLFPLSSKKVARAINAASGNRPVVLLANLSGFDGSPESLRKLQLEYGAEIARAVVNFRGPLLFVVVSRYHGGAYVVFSRALNDELHATALAGSYASVIGGAAAAVVVFPREVRARAAADPRVQTARTSGDDEYERVLAQVLLEKQAEVAAEFDAIHTVERARAVGSLAAIIPPAQLRPYLVRRLAGG; encoded by the coding sequence ATGACCGCCACCCGGCCGATACGCTGCCTGGGCATCGTCAACCGCGGCGAGGCGGCGATGCGCTGCCTGCGGGCGGTGAAAGCGCTGCGGGCGCTGGAGGGCGGCGAGTTGCGGGCGCTGGTGCTGTATACCGCTGCCGATCGCGACGCTCCATTCGTCCGCCACGCGGATGTGGCGGTGGCGCTGCCCATGCGCGCCAATGCGGCGGCGGCCTACTTGGATCACCAGGTGCTGCTCGAGGGGTTGCGCGCCGGCGGTGCGGATGCGGTGTGGCCGGGTTGGGGCTTCGTCGCTGAAGACCCGGATTTCGCCGAACGGGTTGCGAGCGCCGGGCTGCGTTTTCTCGGGCCCGCCGCGGCGGTCATGCGCCGGCTCGGCGATAAGGTCGCAGCCAAAGAGCTGGCCCAAAGCCTTGGCGTGCCGGTCATCGCGTGGAGCGGTGAGGTAGTGGCTGACCACGCGGCGGCGCTGCGGCACGCCGGCACGCTCGGTTATCCGGTGATGATCAAAGCCGCCGCCGGCGGCGGTGGCCGCGGCATTCGCGTTGCCGGCGCTGCCGCCGACTTGCCGGCAGCGCTGCGTGCAGCGGCAGCCGAGGCCGCGGCCGCATTTGGCGACGGCCGCGTGTTCCTGGAACGCTGCCTTACCAACGGCCGTCATGTCGAAGTGCAGATCGCCGGCGACGCCTGCAGCCGGGTGATTGCGCTGGGGTGCCGCGATTGCTCGGTGCAGCGCCGCCACCAAAAGGTGATCGAGGAAGCCCCGCCGCCCGGGCTGGCGCCGGCGATGTTGCAGGCATTGGAGCAAGCGGCCATCGCGCTCGCTGCCGCGGCGGGTTACTGCGGGGTCGGTACGGTCGAGTTCCTGGTCACGCCGCCGCAATTCTTCTTCCTCGAAATGAACCCCCGCTTGCAGGTGGAACATGGCATTACCGAGGCGATCACCGGCCTCGACTTGGTGCAGCTGCAAATCCGTATCGCCCGCGGCGAGCCGCTGCCGGCCACTACCGGCGCCAGCCGCGGCGTCGCCATCGAGGCGCGGGTGTGCGCCGAGGACCCCGACGCCGGCTTCTTGCCTGCGCCCGGGCGGGTGGTGCGCTGTGATCCGCCGCTGGGGGCGAACATCCGGGTCGACAGCGGCGTGGTTGCCGGCAGCGTAGTTCCGCCCGACTTCGATTCGCTGGTGGCCAAAGTCATCGCCACCGGCGCCGCCCGCGACCAGGCGCTGGCTCGGCTCAGTTGCGCGCTGAGCGACTTCGAGCTGGTCATCGCCGGCGGGGCCACCAACAAGGGCTACCTGCTCGACGTGCTCGCCGCCCCCGCCTATCGTGCGGCCGCGTTCGATACCGGCTGGCTCGATCGCTGGACCGCGGACCGACCAGCCCCCGCCTTTGCCGTCGAAGCGCTGGTGGCGGCGGCCGTGCTGCTCTACCAGGAAGCCCGTCGCGTGGCGCGGCTGAATTTCTACGCCGACACGACCAATGTCCTGCCGGCGCGAGTGCCGCCCTCCGTCGGCCAGCAGATCGACCTCAGCTGTGCCGGTGAACCGTATCGGCTGCAAGTGTTCGCGCTCGGGGCGTGGCGTTACCGCGTGCATCTCGAGGGCCGGGTGGTGACCGCGACGTTGCGCGAGGAAAGCCCGCATGCGGCTCGGCTGCAGCTCGGTGAGCGCACGCTGCGGGTGCTGTACGATCTGACGGAGACGCACTTGCGCCTAGAGGTGGAGGGCCGGCCACATCGCTTCGGCCGGCAGAGCGCGGGGCAGGTGTGCGCCGGCACGCCCGCACTGGTCATCGCCGTACACGTGCGCCCGGGTGAGCGCGTGGCCGCCGGTCAACTGCTGGGGTTGCTCGAAGCGATGAAGTTGGAAATCGGCTTCCAGGCGCCGGTGGCCGGGGTGGTGAACGAAATCTGCGTGCGCCCGGGCCAGCAGGTGGCCGCCGGCGATGTGCTGCTCATCATCGATCCGGCGTCCGCTATCCCCGCGCTGAAGCCGGGACAACGCCAGTGTTTTCCGGAACAGCCCGATCCGCTGGCGCTGTTCGGTGTGCGGGGCGGCGGACAGTGCCCGGGGCCGCCGAGCTTCGCGGCCTTGGCGCAGGCCGAGCCGGCGGCGCGGCGGGCCGCCATCGCCGCCCAACGCGACGAGATCCGGCGCGTGCTGCTGGGCTATGACGCCGACCCCGAGCGCGGCGAGTTGCTCAGCGCGCTACTGGCCGCGCCGCTGCCTGAGCGCCTCGCTCCCGCCGTCGGCGATGAACTCGCCGAGATTCGCCACGAGCTGGTTCTGTTCGCGGACCTCGAGCAACTGTTCAGTCGCACCCCGCGCCCATCAGTGACGGGCGCTCACCGGCCGTCGAACAGCGCGCGGCTGCGGGCCTACGTGCGCCGTATGCAAGCCGCCGGTGCCGGGCTGAGTGAAGGCTTTCTGGCACAGCTGCGCACCGCCCTGCGCCACTACGGCGTCAGCAGCCTGCGCCCGAGCGATGCGTTGGAGCGCGCGGTCTTGCGGTTGTTCGCCGCGCAACGCGCCCCCGAGTTGCGCCATCGACTAGTGCTCGGCGTCGTGCGCCGGGTGATGTCCCTGGCCCGCGCCGGCATTTCACTGCGTCAGGACGGCAAGCTGGCCAAGGCCCTGGCGCGCATCGCGCGCCTGCGTGAGCTAGTGCCGGACGCCCTGGCCGACGCCGCCCTCGAAGCTCGCTACGTGATCTTCGAAGAGCCGGCGTTGGCGCAGCAAATGGCGCAGCCGCTCCAGGAGCTGGAGCGCTGGCTGGCGGCCGCGCCGGCCGGCCTGTCGGAGGCGATGTTGCAGCAGCTCGCCGATGCGCCGCGCGCGCTGTTCGAGCGCGTCAGCGGCTGGCTCGACCATCCCGACGACCAGCGCCGCGCTGCTGCGCTAAGCGCATTGCTTTACCGCTTGTATCGACCGAGCACGCCCGTAAGCCGATCCGCGCTGGTGCACGGCGGCATGGTGGTACAGCGCTTACAGCTTGCCGACGGCCGCGTGGTCTACGGCTGCACCGGCGGCAACATCGAACTGCTAAGCCAAGTCACCACAAGTGAACCAGCGGCTGTACACGCGCTCGAGGTGTTCGCCTCTTGCGACCTTGACCGACTGCCGCCCGCGCCGGCGGCCGAGCGCATCACGGTCACGGTAGCGCGCCCGGGGGCGCCGCTGGTGCATCGGAGCTATGTCGCCGCGCCCGCCGGCCTGCGCGAGCGCAAGGATTTGCACGGCCTGCACCCGGAGACCGCCGCCCGCATCGACCTGGGGCGGCTGGCCGGCTTCGCGCTGGAGCGGCTGGAGAGCCCGGAGGGCATCTATGCATTCCACGGCCGCAGCCGCAGCGTGGCGGGCGATGAGCGGGTGTTCGTGTTGGCCGACGTCCGCGGGATCATCGTCGGCGAGCGCGAGGCCAAGCGGCACGTGGCCGCCTTCGAGCGCGCCTTCGATGCGGCCACGCGCACGCTGCGCGCCGCGCTCAACAGCCGCGACTTGCAGCGCCGGCTGCACTGGAACCGGATTGCTCTCTTCGTCGCCCCCGAGGTCACGCTCGATCCGCAGACGGTACAGCGAGTGGCGCGCCGGCTGGCGCCGGCCACCCGGCATCTCGGCTTGGAGAAGGTGGTGGTGCGGCTTCAGCTCTTGGAGCGCATGGCGGCGCAGCCGCGCGCGGTCGAGGTGGTGATCGCCGATCCCACGGGCAGCCGCATGGAGATCTCTTGGCGTACACCCCAGCGCGCACCGTTGCAGCCGGCCAGCGTCTACGAGCGCAAGGTGGCCGCGGCCCGGCGCCGCGGCCTGGTGTATCCTTACGAGATCATTCGCCTGCTGACCGGCGGTGAATCGGAAAACGGCGCGGCGTTCGTTTCACCTTCGGATCTGCCGGCCGGGCACTTCGAGGAATACGACCTCGACCCGACCGCGCCGCGGCCGCTCGCCGTCGAGGTGGCGCAGCGCGCTTACGGGCGAAACACCGGCTCGGTAGTGTTCGGCATCATCACTACGCCAACCGACAAGATTCCCGAGGGCATGCGCCGGGTCATCATCTTGTCCGATCCGACCGCCGAGATGGGTGCGCTGGCGGCGCCCGAGTGCGACCGCATCGTGGCGGCGATCGATCTGGCCGAGCGGCTGCGGCTCCCGGTCGAGTGGCTACCGGTATCGAGCGGCGCCCGCATCGCCATGGAGAGCGGCACGGAGAATCTCGATGCCACCGCCCGGGTGGTGCGCCGCCTGGTGACGTTCACCCAAGCCGGGGGCGCGATTCACGTCGTCGTGCAGGGCACCAATGTCGGCGCCCAGAGCTACTTCGATGCGCTCAGCACAATGCTGATGCATACCCGCGGCGTGCTGATCATGACCCCGGCGGCCGCCATGGTGCTCACCGGCCGAGCGGCGCTGGAAGCCGCCGGGTCGGTGGCGGCGGAAGACGAGGTGGCGATCGGCGGCTTCGAGCGCATCATGGGCCCGAACGGTGAAGCGCAGTACTTCGCCCCCAACCTCGCCGATGCCTATCGCCTCCTCTACCTTCACTACCGCTACACCTACGTGGTGCCGGGTGAACCCGGCCCGCGCCGCTGGCCGACTGCCGATTCGGCGGACCGCACCATCACTGAAGCGGCCTGCGAAGCCCAGGACGGGCAAGACTTCCGCACCGTCGGCGAGATCTTCGATGATGTCGCTAATCCCGGACGCAAGCGGCCGTTTCCCATGCGGGCGGTGATGCGTGCGGTCATCGATCAGGACGGCGGCTATCTCGAACGCTGGCAGGCGATGGCGGGGGCGGAGACGGCGATCGTGTGGGACGCCCACCTCGGCGGCGCCCCGGTGTGCTTGATCGGCATCGAAAGCCAGAACCTGCCGCGCGACGGCTATCGCCCGCTCGATGGGCCGTCCTCGTGGAACGGCGGCACGCTGTTCCCACTCTCCTCGAAGAAGGTGGCGCGGGCGATCAACGCCGCCAGCGGCAATCGGCCAGTGGTGCTGCTGGCCAATCTCTCCGGCTTCGACGGCTCGCCGGAATCACTGCGCAAGCTGCAGCTGGAATACGGCGCCGAGATTGCGCGCGCGGTGGTGAACTTCCGCGGGCCGCTGCTGTTCGTGGTGGTGTCACGCTACCACGGCGGCGCCTACGTGGTATTTTCGCGCGCGCTCAACGATGAGCTCCACGCGACGGCCCTGGCCGGGTCATACGCCTCGGTGATCGGCGGAGCGGCCGCCGCCGTGGTGGTCTTTCCCCGCGAGGTCCGCGCCCGCGCCGCCGCCGACCCGCGCGTGCAGACGGCAAGGACGAGCGGCGACGATGAATACGAGCGCGTGCTGGCGCAGGTGCTGCTCGAAAAGCAGGCCGAGGTGGCGGCCGAGTTCGACGCCATTCACACCGTCGAGCGCGCCCGTGCCGTCGGCTCGCTGGCAGCGATCATCCCACCGGCGCAGCTGCGCCCGTATCTGGTGCGCCGTCTGGCCGGCGGCTGA
- a CDS encoding nitroreductase family protein, translating into MSEDIGLFEAMATMRAMRRLKPDPVPEPLLWRLIEAATKAASGGNRQPWHFVIVRDVGAKRFIQQRYHAALQRYAEAGMKAMAAGTLVMSEEETARRMRTARTGLELGERLAEVPVLLFACIDRSSGFSVGSEVAECSGLYGSIYPAVQNILLACRALGLGAVLTTLHLLYEDEIKAHLGIPPQIHAAAMIPIGFPRGRFGPVTRRPVAELTHWDRWGSSRQPATTES; encoded by the coding sequence ATGAGTGAAGACATCGGACTATTCGAGGCGATGGCGACCATGCGGGCGATGCGGCGGCTCAAGCCCGATCCGGTGCCTGAGCCGCTGCTGTGGCGCCTGATCGAAGCCGCCACCAAGGCCGCGAGCGGCGGCAACCGCCAGCCCTGGCACTTCGTCATCGTGCGCGACGTGGGGGCCAAGCGTTTCATCCAGCAACGTTACCACGCCGCCTTGCAGCGCTATGCCGAGGCCGGCATGAAGGCGATGGCCGCCGGCACGCTGGTCATGTCGGAGGAGGAAACCGCACGGCGCATGCGCACCGCGCGCACCGGCCTAGAGCTGGGCGAACGGTTGGCCGAGGTGCCGGTGCTGCTGTTCGCCTGCATCGATCGCAGCAGCGGCTTTTCCGTCGGCAGTGAGGTCGCCGAATGCAGCGGCCTCTACGGCTCGATCTACCCGGCGGTGCAGAACATCCTGCTGGCCTGCCGCGCTTTGGGGCTGGGCGCGGTGCTGACCACCTTGCACTTGCTCTACGAGGACGAGATCAAAGCGCACCTCGGCATCCCGCCGCAGATCCACGCCGCTGCCATGATCCCGATCGGTTTTCCAAGAGGCCGCTTCGGCCCGGTGACAAGGCGCCCGGTAGCAGAGCTTACGCATTGGGACCGCTGGGGGTCGAGCCGTCAGCCAGCAACGACTGAGTCGTGA
- a CDS encoding NAD(P)H-dependent glycerol-3-phosphate dehydrogenase, with amino-acid sequence MDKQFCVYILASKRNGTLYIGVTAQLATRVWQHKSKVVEGFSARYGVDKLVYYEAHGCAETAIVREKQLKKWRRAWKMTNCVPFGHGPRPDSTQHCQTGEDLPGRLHVTHRFVAHPALHVGEVWSPMPCASAPNPLFAHRMRIAVIGGGSWGTALAKLLAELEHEVTLWFHNPQVERITAEQRENSVYLAGFQLPEELRTTTAMSEAVAGAAVVLAVCPSHAMREVMAAAVPFLGPDTLLVSASKGVEERTLKRMSEVLVELAGWQRAGQVASLSGPSFAREVAAGMPTAVTVAAADMAVAERLQQIFLGPTFRVYASTDLIGVEIGGTVKNVIAIAAGVSDGLGFGSSTRAALITRGVAEIARLVQKLGGDPRTVSGLSGVGDLVLTCTGDLSRNRTVGLRLGRGERLADILAAMKMVAEGVKNSSTVCELARRAGVEMPIAEQVRQLLHDNKPARQVVGDLMGRQARPEFWS; translated from the coding sequence ATGGACAAGCAGTTCTGCGTTTACATCCTGGCCAGCAAACGGAACGGCACGCTGTACATTGGGGTGACCGCACAGCTGGCAACGCGGGTGTGGCAGCATAAGAGCAAGGTAGTGGAGGGTTTTTCGGCCAGGTACGGCGTTGACAAGCTGGTCTACTACGAAGCGCACGGCTGTGCCGAGACCGCAATCGTGCGGGAGAAGCAGCTGAAGAAGTGGCGCCGCGCCTGGAAGATGACAAATTGCGTCCCTTTCGGCCATGGGCCTCGGCCTGACAGTACGCAGCACTGTCAGACTGGTGAGGATTTGCCCGGTCGGCTGCACGTTACCCACAGATTTGTCGCGCACCCAGCGCTTCACGTGGGGGAGGTCTGGTCTCCGATGCCTTGCGCCAGCGCGCCAAATCCTTTATTCGCGCACCGTATGCGCATCGCGGTCATTGGCGGCGGCAGCTGGGGCACGGCGTTGGCCAAGCTGCTCGCCGAGTTGGAGCACGAGGTCACACTCTGGTTCCATAACCCGCAGGTGGAGCGGATCACAGCTGAGCAGCGGGAGAACAGCGTCTATCTGGCGGGTTTCCAACTGCCCGAGGAATTGCGCACCACCACCGCGATGTCCGAGGCGGTGGCGGGTGCCGCGGTGGTGCTGGCGGTGTGCCCGTCGCACGCGATGCGCGAGGTGATGGCGGCGGCGGTGCCGTTTCTCGGCCCCGACACCCTGCTGGTGAGTGCGTCCAAAGGGGTGGAGGAGCGGACGCTCAAGCGGATGTCCGAAGTCCTGGTCGAACTTGCGGGCTGGCAGCGTGCCGGGCAAGTCGCCTCGCTCTCCGGCCCGAGCTTTGCGCGGGAAGTGGCGGCGGGCATGCCGACGGCGGTCACCGTCGCCGCCGCTGACATGGCCGTGGCCGAGCGGCTGCAGCAGATCTTCCTCGGGCCGACCTTCCGGGTTTACGCCAGCACGGATCTGATCGGCGTCGAGATCGGCGGCACGGTTAAGAACGTCATTGCCATCGCCGCCGGCGTCAGCGACGGCCTCGGCTTCGGCAGCAGCACCCGCGCCGCCCTGATCACACGCGGAGTGGCCGAGATCGCCCGCTTGGTGCAAAAGCTCGGCGGTGATCCGCGCACGGTGTCGGGGCTATCCGGAGTCGGAGATCTGGTACTGACCTGCACCGGCGACCTGAGCCGCAATCGCACCGTCGGCCTGCGCCTGGGGCGTGGTGAACGTTTGGCCGATATTCTGGCCGCAATGAAGATGGTGGCTGAGGGGGTGAAGAACAGCAGCACGGTGTGCGAGCTGGCCCGCCGAGCCGGAGTGGAAATGCCGATCGCCGAGCAAGTGCGCCAACTGCTGCATGACAACAAACCCGCCCGCCAAGTGGTGGGCGATCTCATGGGCCGTCAGGCCCGCCCAGAATTCTGGAGCTGA
- a CDS encoding enoyl-CoA hydratase/isomerase family protein, with amino-acid sequence MPTVTTEKARPHVTVVRLARPARRNAMSIELCLELKQTLEEVGRDNDCWIVILTGSGPAFCAGLDLKDHSVIPNIDGLTIPRIGPRAIRIYSQLIPVMRHIPQPIIAAINGPAYGGGLCLTLAADLRIAAESAKFNSTGIVRGLTSTELGASWLLPRLVGAAHANDILYTGRIFDAAEALRMGLVSRVVPDGQILDCAFEIAAGMCEYSPYGLQMTKQVIWANLENSSLAAAIELEDRNQILLGMTDNLPESITAYNEKRKPAYTDEPRRGIYPKA; translated from the coding sequence ATGCCGACCGTAACCACCGAGAAAGCCCGGCCGCACGTCACCGTTGTGCGTCTCGCTCGGCCGGCACGGCGCAACGCCATGTCGATCGAGCTGTGTCTGGAGTTGAAGCAAACGCTCGAAGAGGTCGGGCGCGACAACGATTGCTGGATCGTGATCTTGACCGGCAGCGGCCCGGCCTTCTGCGCCGGCCTCGACCTCAAGGATCACTCGGTGATTCCCAACATCGACGGTCTGACGATTCCGCGCATCGGCCCGCGTGCGATTCGTATCTATTCGCAGCTCATTCCGGTGATGCGGCACATCCCCCAGCCGATCATCGCGGCCATCAACGGGCCGGCGTACGGCGGCGGCCTCTGCCTCACGCTCGCCGCCGACCTGCGCATCGCCGCCGAGTCGGCCAAGTTCAACAGCACCGGCATCGTGCGCGGCCTCACCAGCACCGAGCTGGGCGCCAGCTGGTTGTTGCCGCGGCTGGTCGGCGCGGCCCACGCCAACGACATCCTCTACACCGGCCGCATCTTCGATGCCGCCGAGGCGTTGCGCATGGGCTTGGTGTCGCGCGTGGTGCCGGATGGCCAGATCCTCGATTGCGCCTTCGAGATCGCCGCCGGCATGTGCGAGTACAGCCCCTATGGGCTACAAATGACCAAGCAGGTGATTTGGGCCAATCTCGAAAACTCCAGCCTGGCGGCGGCCATCGAGTTGGAAGACCGCAACCAGATCCTGCTGGGCATGACCGACAACCTGCCGGAGTCGATTACTGCCTACAACGAAAAGCGCAAGCCCGCATACACCGACGAGCCGCGCCGCGGCATTTATCCGAAGGCCTGA
- a CDS encoding TetR/AcrR family transcriptional regulator — MVRTALQKAREAPYSTKARILAAAEAVFAAKGFDGASTREIAAQAGVNISSLHYHWESKETLYFAVFQNIYDRIVELLRTSIPVRPDAARGGRPVVETIMGGLFDFFADNPNVPKLMVRRLLENDAAEVEIERDILLPAWKVFAGWITELSGRKLKDADSQLFMLTIHSVLLVFLLDSRQYVSLLGGSVRAPEWRRRVRSHVINLVKRLVTARD, encoded by the coding sequence GTGGTCCGAACCGCGCTCCAGAAAGCCCGCGAGGCACCGTACTCCACCAAGGCCCGCATCCTGGCGGCGGCCGAGGCGGTGTTTGCGGCCAAAGGCTTCGACGGTGCCTCCACCCGTGAGATTGCCGCACAAGCGGGCGTGAATATCTCCAGCCTGCACTACCACTGGGAGTCGAAGGAGACGCTCTACTTCGCCGTCTTCCAGAACATCTACGACCGCATCGTCGAGCTGCTGCGGACCTCGATTCCGGTGCGGCCGGATGCGGCCCGCGGCGGCCGCCCGGTGGTCGAAACCATCATGGGCGGCCTGTTCGATTTCTTTGCCGACAACCCCAACGTTCCCAAGCTGATGGTGCGCCGGCTGTTGGAGAACGACGCCGCGGAGGTGGAGATCGAGCGCGACATCTTGCTGCCGGCCTGGAAGGTGTTTGCCGGCTGGATCACCGAGTTGAGCGGCCGCAAGTTGAAGGATGCCGACTCGCAACTGTTCATGCTCACCATCCACAGCGTGCTGCTGGTGTTCCTGCTCGACAGCCGCCAGTACGTCAGCCTGCTCGGCGGCAGCGTGCGCGCCCCCGAGTGGCGCCGGCGCGTGCGCAGCCACGTCATCAATCTAGTCAAGCGTCTGGTGACGGCGCGCGACTGA
- a CDS encoding 3-phosphoglycerate dehydrogenase — protein MKALITASFHPDGLARLRRLMEVVHEDWRANQHIYFDGSEFAAVIRRHQADVLIVEADLVHEEVLDTCELKLIGSCRGDPLNVGLVRATAKKIPVLFAPGRNADAVADLTVANMLCLARHLYTVNLLLKTGQMHFASTKDYLSVYGRYGGFELGGVTAGIVGFGAIGRAVARRLQGFGTTLLAYDPYLAPERMRALGVTPVELDDLMAQADIVTIHCPEVPETVGLISRARIERMKPGALFLNLARAAIVDDDALYEAASSGRLGGVAIDVFRDEPVQPDNRFVQLPNCLVTPHLGGATRDVVRHQTEMIVAGIERWLRGERPQHIANPEVLG, from the coding sequence GTGAAAGCGTTGATTACCGCCTCGTTTCACCCCGACGGGCTGGCGCGCCTGCGCCGGCTGATGGAGGTCGTGCACGAGGACTGGCGCGCCAACCAGCACATCTACTTCGACGGTAGCGAATTCGCCGCCGTCATCCGCCGCCACCAGGCCGACGTGCTCATCGTCGAGGCCGATCTGGTTCACGAGGAAGTGCTCGACACCTGCGAGCTGAAGTTGATCGGCAGCTGCCGCGGCGACCCGCTCAATGTCGGCCTCGTGCGCGCCACGGCCAAGAAGATCCCGGTGCTGTTTGCCCCCGGCCGCAACGCCGATGCGGTGGCGGATCTCACCGTCGCCAACATGTTGTGCCTGGCGCGTCATCTCTACACCGTGAACCTGCTGCTCAAGACCGGACAGATGCACTTTGCCAGCACCAAAGACTACCTCAGCGTCTACGGCCGCTACGGCGGCTTCGAGTTAGGCGGTGTCACTGCTGGCATCGTCGGCTTCGGCGCCATCGGCCGCGCGGTTGCCCGCCGCTTGCAGGGTTTCGGCACCACGCTGCTGGCTTACGATCCCTACCTCGCGCCCGAGCGCATGCGCGCACTTGGCGTCACCCCGGTGGAGCTGGACGATCTGATGGCGCAAGCCGACATCGTCACCATTCATTGTCCCGAAGTGCCCGAGACCGTCGGGTTGATCAGCCGCGCCCGCATCGAACGGATGAAGCCCGGCGCGCTCTTCCTCAATCTGGCGCGCGCCGCGATCGTCGATGATGACGCGCTGTACGAGGCTGCCAGCAGCGGCCGCTTGGGCGGCGTGGCCATCGACGTCTTTCGCGACGAGCCGGTGCAACCGGACAATCGCTTTGTGCAGCTGCCCAACTGTTTGGTGACGCCGCATCTCGGCGGGGCGACCCGCGACGTCGTGCGCCATCAAACCGAGATGATCGTCGCCGGCATCGAGCGCTGGCTGCGCGGCGAGCGCCCGCAGCACATCGCCAACCCCGAGGTGCTGGGCTGA